The Hevea brasiliensis isolate MT/VB/25A 57/8 chromosome 1, ASM3005281v1, whole genome shotgun sequence DNA segment CTCTAAAAAGATGCGTAACTTTCAAAGGTTCTGTTGTGTCCTTTTTGCAATTTTTATGATTGCATTTTCTTGTCTTGGTTTGGCTAACTCATCAAGCAATGTGAAGTGGAGAAAGCCGAATAAGAAGAGCAACTGTGATGTGTACCAAGGGAGTTGGCTCTACGACGAGTCGTACCCTATCTATGATTCATCTGCATGCCCTTTCATTCGCAAGGAATTTGATTGCATCAAATATGGTCGCTCTGATCAACTCTACCTTCACTACAGATGGCAGCCCACTGCCTGTGACTTGCCAAGGTACATAtatccatctctctctctccctctcttcttccccTTTTCTGCGTGAAATGCACCTGCAGATATGCATATTCTATGAATCTGCTTCCTTCCCTGGAAAATAATCCTACTTTAGTTATGTTCAGATGATGCAGGCATTTCTTCTCATTTTTCTCTCTGAAAGATTTTTCTTAGGTAAACTTAGTTTATTATAGACACAATCTTATATTATATTTCAAGttcacatgaaaatgaatttaaaGAAAGAATTTTCCTTGCCTTTTCTCTGAATTGCTGTCTTTTAGGTTGTTATATTTAATAGTTGAAACAATTTTCTGAACTCTATATGATAATGAAGTGAATAAACATTAAATGATGGGATTAATTTACCACAGGACTGAGGGTGATAGGTTGTTGCATTGTGTAAATGTGCACATCTAATGATGATGTGGTGGTGGTACAATTGAAAACAATTTAATATTATGATAAACTGTCTGATTGGGATCACTCATGAGTCATGCCATTATTCTAAAAGAATAATATGTTGCATTGCGCTCATCTTTTTGTACTTTCATTTTTCTTAGACTACAGCAGGAacaaaaataactttttttttatttttcattacaaTTATAAAATCATGCAATTAattctttataataaaaaaatttatgacaATAGTTATAAAGGAAATGTATATTAATTATGATTTAAAAGTAAGAGTAGCCATAAACTTTTAGGTAAGTCTAGCTCAATATAAATTATTGGGctaataatttttttgtttataATACAAATAATTATTGGAGTGCAATCATTATATATACAATGAATAATTATCTATGCTATAATTTTCAGCATAGCACAGGTAGACTTTCTTCCCTCGATTATTGTCTCATTTATTGTAGTGTAGTAACATTTTGGAACGTTCAAAAATGTTACAGGTTTGATGGCCAAAAATTTCTAGAGAGTTTTCAGGGGAAGAAGATTATGTTCATAGGGGACTCTTTAAGTCTAAATCAGTTTGAATCGCTATTATGCTTGCTTCATGCTGCTGTGCCTAACTCCAATATCAGGGAAGAGAAAAATAACTCTTTTCCTACTGTGATTTTCGAGGTGACTGAACTAATTCTCATGCTTAATATTcatgtatatatatttatttcttacgcATTTTCTCATTGGTTTGGATTTGAATTTTCAGGACTATGAGGTATCGATAATGTTGTTTCATTCTCTATTACTAGTAGACATTGAACATGAAGATATGGGTAGAGTTCTGAAACTTGATTCCCTCAAGGATGGCAACATATGGAAGGATATGGATGTTCTGGTTTTCAACACTTGGCACTGGTGGTACAGAAGAGGACCTAAGCAACCGTAGGAGCTCTTCATCATTATATACAATAAAACTATGATAATTTCCATATACTATAATATGTGGATGTTTGTTGATTTTTCAGATGGGATTTTGTTCAAGTTGGTGACACCATTCTTAAAGACATGGATCGTATGGTTGCTTTTCATAAAGCCTTAACAACATGGGCAAAATGGGTTGATTCTGATGTGGATACAAGTAAAACCCATGTCATTTTTCAAGGAATTTCTCCTTCCCATTACAAGTAAGTTACTCTTGATAATGAACTCATTATAGCAGCATAATATATTCTTCTGATGTGTGTGTTGAATCAGTGGGACAGCATGGAATGAGCCAGAAGTGACGAACTGTTCAAAGGAAACACAGCCAATAAGTGGATCGAATTACTCTAGTGGTTTGCCATTAGCATTATATGTAGTGGAAGATGTGTTGAGTAGAATCAAGAAACCAGTTCATTTGCTCAATATAACAACACTTTCACAGCTGAGAAAGGATGCACATCCAAGCTCTTATAATGGTTTTAAGGCCATGGACTGCACCCATTGGTGCATAGCCGGGCTTCCAGACACTTGGAATGAACTTCTCTATAAAGCTGTTATCAATCAATAGGAAGACAAAATTTAATAGACAGTTTCCTTAGTCACTGAAAGTATAGCTAGCCAGGCCAGCCAACAATCTCACGAAGTGACATACTCAGTGAAAGCAATTGGGTTTAGTAGTCCTGTGGTGGAAGGCCTACCTCATGGCGCAACAGATTAGGAATTTAAATCCTTTTAAGAATTTTCAAAGTGCATTTTTATGGCCGGATTTAATTTGAGTAATTTTTTTTCCTTGATGGGAGCATTAATTATTTCAACTTTTCTTTGTGTATACTTCAGGTTTTAATAACACCAAATGTAATAattttgggatttttttttttttatttattattattattattattattttgacgtTTCTGATGAGTTAATGATGGGAAAGATACTTACATCCTTGCTTAATTAGCACAGTACTGATAAGGGAAATGAGATTTATTGGACAAGAATGGAATCTCAGAGACAAAGCTTCCCCTTAAGCAAAGACTTACTTCAGCAAAAGCGCTATTGCTTCAGTTCATATTTGTCGATAATAACCCTTCTTGATGTTTTGCTTCGAGTTACTTGCTGGAGATTTGATTTCAGGACTTTTTTTACTCTAAAATCTAACATTTGGGATTTTAGGCACTTGAGCAATATAAAATCTAACAAATTATGTTAGGAACAGATAATGAtggggcttttttttttttttttttttttaacttacagTCAAGTCATTTTATGCATATTGAGACTAAAAGTTCCTTTCATAGCAATCTTAAGGGCGCAATTCTCTGCATCGGCCTTGTGAATTTAGAATTTTTAAATAGGTCAGTGGAACAGAACCCTGAGTAATATGGAAGGCTTACATCTCCTGACTAATTCTGTTGGTGTATTTGTCTAGTGGCCTGTGATGGTGGCTGAATGATAAAGCATGGAAGTTCTTCCTTCAAAGGAATGAAAAACCCATTACATTGGCGAAACCACAAAAATGCAATCATTCCCACAAGTGGGGAaatgagggaaaaaaaaaaaattcaaatgcgTATAATACTCagttcaaaatataaaaaatggGTATATGAAGGAAAGGTTTCTTAGAAATGCAGCAGCACAGCCAACCCTTTAAAATCAAATCATTCCCAATCCCAGTCATCTACATGTCCTGGAAAAACAGaccacctgaaaaaaaaaaatcttataatgGCTTCTTTTCTCACATATTCTCTCTTCACCCTCTACTTCATCTTGTTCCCATCAATTTTCTCCATTTCTCAAGGAGTTTTCTATGAAGAATTAGCCCAAGGTATAGCTCTAAAGCATGAAGAAAAGACGACGCACCTCCATTTCTACTTCCATGATATTGTTGGTGGAAAGAATTCTACTGTTGTAAGAATTGCTGGACCCCCAAATAGCAGCATTGGTAACTTTGGCAATACAATGATGATGGATGATCCATTGACTGAAGGGCCTCAGATTACTTCCAAGATGATTGGAAAAGCTCAGGGATTATATGCCATGGCTGCCCAGAATGATTTTTCGCTGTTAATGGTTGTGAATTATGTGTTTACAGAGGGCATCTATAATGGAAGCAGCATTAGCATTCTTGGGAGGAACCACATCTTTGATGATATAAGAGAGATGCCAATTGTTGGAGGCAGTGGGGCTTTTAGGCTTGCTCATGGCTATGCATTGGCACATACAGTTCAGATTGATATGGAGACTGGGGATGCTATTGTTGAATATAATGTCTATGTAACACACTACTGAAAGATTTCTGGTTGGATACAGGACATTGTTGTAATCGTTGATTgtgttcttttgtttttatcagtTAGTTGTGCTTCTCCCAATGTTAtttgtactctttaaaattctcGAATAGATGAAAATTTTCCTTTgatttcctttgttttcttggaTTCGGCCGAGCACTCTTCCTTGCTTCCCCTATCCTCTGGGCAGGGGAAGCTGTTTAGTGTTTAGATGGTGGTCTCCGGCTACGAGTGAGGTTGCTCTCCCTCCCCTGGTTGGATGTATAAATGTTTTGCATGCTAATTTTTGCAGGTTGAAAGATCAAGAAGAGAGCTTAGTTTACACCTGTGTTTGGTTAAAGCTCTGCCATGCAGTGGGCTAGCTCAAGGGGAGAGTGTGGTTATCGAGGAATTCGCCAGCGAGAGTGCCTTAAGGCCAACCCAAGGCTATTGTGAGACTGAAACGCCTTGGACCTTGGTGTTGAGAACATGCTTTCTCTACTAGTTACTTCTCATGTGTTCTAAACTTGTTTGGTGGGTGTTCCAGAAGAGAGTTGAGTCTTACTTCAGATGGGTAGGCAACAAGGAGACTTGGTCTTCTAAGCCTCTTTCTGCATCAGCCTCTGTATCAACTCCTTGGGGTGGCTGGCGATACTGTATGGGTGGTTTCACAGGTTTCATCTAATTGTGTATCAAGGGTGGTAGTGATTTTGCTAAGGTGGTATTACTATGAATGGTTTTGTTGTAAACGGTTTTCCTAGTTCTAGACTCTGGTTTTGGGTCTTGTAAAGGGGTTGAGATGGGTCTCTGCCTCTGGTATGTTGCAACATTGTGTGGGCTTGGTAATGCAAGCATTGCATTTtcccaaaaaaaaagaaaagaaaattttccttaattttggcaaaattaattaaaaaaaatctattaattttaaaattaatagctATCTGTTGTGTGACTTCCAAATGGATAATTTTATGCCTcaaagatgacagaattttcgtTCTTCAAGCATCAGGATTTCATAGATTAGTCTACTGATCACAACTTTTTAATTAAAGGTAGCCAAGGGCCGGTTTAGGCTTGAAATTGGTTCAGGTAGAGAGATGGTTACAATGAAACTGAATTAGATCAGAATTAGACAGGCAAAGTTACAATTTCTCTTCATGAATTTGATTTAAATTAGAATGAATCGACGATTCCCATACAGTCTAGCCTGAATCTTGAATTTGGAAAAAAAAAGAGTTTTAAAATTGTTTCAATTATTGGATTACctcaaaattcaaatcaaattgGAGCTAAAACTTAAATTACCCTCAAAACTGTCTACGTTTAACCTAAAAAGTGTGAGGAAGAAGAATCTTGTTGGCCACCCCTATTGCCTGGATTATGGATCTTGAATGATTCCAACTTTAAGAATCTTGGCAAGCCCAAATGGAAAAGTAGGCTTCTACATAATATTCTCTCTTCTACAATACTCATACCTGAAGTGGGCTTGCAAGCAAGTTAACTAAGAAATGGGCTTATAGCTTACACCAATAGCAAACTTTTCCACAGCCCACAGGCTTCTAAAACAGTATAATTAGCATGTATAAAGTAATGTTTCTGTAACCAAATTCTGATTACAGAAtttctatatgcatcctcctcctaCTCCTCTAGGGTCAATGTCAGTGCCATCTTTTCCTTCCAATTTTGATGAAGAGAGCCCATTTGACATATAACATTTGAAAATACTATTTGGAATGGTAGGAAGAGCACTTCTAACTGTAGAGCTGACTTGGAAATAtgatgggaaaagaaaagaaaagcaaagaaaatttTGATGGCAATGGCATTACAAAAATATAAGGTGCAAAGACTTGATTGTATAGGAAGCAAGCATGCTCACAGATGCTTGGGCCTTGGGTATGTACAGAGCACTTAGTAGGCCATGCCATAATGACTGCACCTTCACCCCCTCAACAAGACCTATGCCCCCTCATGCTTTATTGCTATGGGAAAAAAAAGGTGATTAATTAGCACCATAGCTTATTGGCTTTGAAAACCCCCTTAACATTAATAGCTCTCTATTATCAACTGAATCTATCACAGATATAAAGGGTATTCAAAGCCTAAACCACGGTTTAGCCACAAGTTAAACAAGCTAGGATCACCTGAAGGTTAAGTCATTTCTTTGTTTATTTCCATGGTTTAGATTAAATGAAAGAAGAGAATTGGAAAATAACTAATGAACAATGCCAGCTCGTATTAACTAGCCCCACTACCTTGATCAGGAAAGATTTTAACCAACTCAATTTCCTAGCTAAAGCAGTAAAGTGGCTACTTCCAAGCACAAAAGGAACACCAAGCACTAGCCTGGCTAGACAAGTGCTTTCTTTTGATGAAATACCAAGCACAAGGGCAATTATTACTTTGCCACATAAAACCTACTTCCAAGAACCACTCACAGAAGGTACACGATTTCTTACTTCTCACCATTCTATAAATAACCTCTTTTAGCACTTTACATCACAGCTCAAAAAATTGCAACACTATGGCTTCTATTCTTGTCTTATATTTCATCCTTTTCTCTACACTCTTTAGCAGTCTTAATGGCAAATTCTCTGAGCAATTCCCTTTAGCCATATCCACAAAACGAATGGAGAAAATGACTCGCCTGAACTTCTACTTCCATGACGTCCTAAGTGGAAGTAGCCCAACAGCCATCCTGATTGCTGGGCCATCGAGTAAGATGGCCAATAAATTTGGCAGTACTTTCATGATTGATGATCCCTTGACGGAAGGACCAGAACCTACTTCAAAGCTTGTGGGACGAGCACAGGGAATGTACAGTTTGGCCTCACAACATGATATTGGGTTGCTGATGGTTATGGACTTTGCATTTGTGGAGGGTATGTATAATGGCAGTACCCTAAGCATTCTTGGCCGTAATCCTGTTCTCAATACGGTGAGGGAAATGCCGATAGTTGGAGGCAGCGGACTTTTCAGGTATGCTCGAGGCTACGCATTGGCAAGGACAGTGTCAGCTGACCAGAAGACAGGAAATGCTGTCgttgaatacaatatttctgttGTGCACTTCTGAATGTTTTGTACAATCTGTGGTGCTTGCATTTGTTCCTCTCGTTTGTTTCTTTTATTCGGGAATATTGTGAAAAGGAAAGTGTTTTGATTTTCTTAAGCAATGTTGTTCCAGAGTTCAGATTTCAGAATGTTAGTATTCCATACTATGGTTTGAGGCTACTGTTTTTGAGTTTCTCTTGGACAATAAACGATTATCATTGAATCATTTCATCTAGCTTTTATCAGAAATAGAAATCTGATTTCATCTACTTCAGGAGACACAAGTTGCAATCTTAAAATATAATTGCAAATCAGGGAGCTTAAGCTTAAGATTCAGGGcatggcaaaatttcagatcagggAGCTTAAGCTTAAGATTCAGGGCatggcaaaatttcagatttgaagtTCTATAGAAGACTCGTGAACTCAAGCGATGCACTTGTATGACGGTAGATGGTTACTCAAAAGGTTGTGGCACATTAATTGTCTAAAAATTGACAAGAAAATTCAATAGATTTTAGATTAGATTGGCAAATATATAGCCAGTAAAGTGTCATATGATCACTGAAAGAAGCAGGTATGAGTTGCTTTTAGCTAGTAGTCCCTCTCAACTTGGAGTTTGTGTAAGGCACAATTTCAAAGCTACAGGTGAATGAAGTGAATTCAACTTCGAGAAGTAAATGCAAGAAGCAGGGCGGGTAAACAAATAAGCTTTCATCTGTATTATCATTATACACACAGAAAAGAAACTAGATGGGGAAATGAGTAAGAAATGTCCAGAAAAAATGTAAAATAGAGGGTGAAGTTATTTTAACATTTTCAATGGAACACTTGGCAATTGCAGACAGACAAAAACCTGAACATCCTTCATACATGAAATAGGAAGAAAAGCGCAATCTGCACGCATTCAATATCTCTCAATCATACCCCTAAATCTCCAAGCTGATATAGAGAAAAGGGGTCTACTATGCCAGCAAATAACCAAACATCCATTCTCTTCCTTGATCTTGTATCCATCATAGCCATAGCTCTGCAACAACCTGCTTGCTTGCAACATACCATGGTAGCTCAGAGGAACTCTCCCAAACCCTGCCATCTCAAGCCTTAAAATCCATTTCTCCAGCTTCTCATGTCTCTCCTTTCTATTAGTGCCCTCACATGCAATGATGTTCTTAATTTCCTCTCCAAATAGCATCTTCTCAACCTTTTGTCGCTCTACTGACACTCTTGATACAGTAGACTCCAAGCAATCAAACAGTGCAGCATAATAGTTCAAGGCTTCCGTGACCCTCTCCATTAAAGTAAAACCATTATGATTCGATTCTTGTTCAGTAATCACCATCAATTTTGGTGAAAGACCCCAAAGTGCACTTAAAAAGCAGCCCATCTTTGGTGAAGGAGCTAGAGATAGTGGGGACAATGCTGAATCAGGACTTGCACTGTAAACATGGACTAAATCTTTCTCAAGCAATTCACCCAAAGTACGTTGGTTTTTGTTTATCTGCAAGACTCGCTGAAGGTGGCTAGAATTTGGATTCTTTGATGCTGATGGTGAGTTTCCTTTAAGCATTTCATCATCAGATGCCAACAGAGAGTGCAACTGGAGTACAGAACTGACAGCAAGAGCTTCACCCGTTTTGACACGCAAACTTTCAATGTTTAGATCCTCTAGTTTGCTCACAATAGGGTTGAACTGAAATGGGATGTCCAGCTTTTCAGCTTCTTCGGTCAACCGAAGAGCCATTTGGTCTAAAACTTCTTTCTGTTCATGAATACCAGTGATTCTCAAATGGGGTGGACCTTCTGGCCGTGCACTTAACATTTGAAGGAGATCAATCCATTGTGCAGGTTCAAATGAATTGAGATCTATAATATGTACCATTTTCTCCCCTTCCATTGCTTCTATAATGGCCTGATTTGTGATCACATATGCAAGCTTTAAAAGGGGAAAGAGCTCAAAGAATAATCTCTGAACAAGAATTTCCTCAGATAGCAAAGATTTTTTTGTGAAAGTGAGGGCTCTGTGCAAACCAGGCCAACCTTTTTTAAGAATCCTATCAGCTAGTGCCTCTGTGAAGTAAGCAGCGATTCGCTGCATGGTATCACCATCTGCAGATGCTAGGTGGGAGATCTGTTCAAGGCTAATATTTGCATTCTCAACACTACCAGCTGCTACTTGGTTAGCACAAGCAAGAAGAAGATGAATCAGGTACAAACCCCTTTCTTCAGATTTCAGCTCCCTAAGCCATGGATACTGTGATCCATATCCTGGAGATAGTGACATCCAGGGAAAGAACTGAAGAGGTGATGAAGTTACGGATGATGCTCCATCCTCCTGAGCCATTCCTGCCattcaaaattgaaaaaaaaaaaaagactcaaTACTCAGGATATAGAAATCCGACATTAAACATGGTCCAGAACTAGTTCAAATTTGCAAGCATAAGGAACAAAGAAAATGAGGGCAAGTTGCAGGGAATAACCTGCAATCTTCCATTCATTCAACTATATACGAGCAAAGTGCACAATACTGACTTCTCTGCTACACTTGTAATTCTCTATTTAACCCCATGCTTTACTTAAATCCAAtacttttctactaactttgaaGTTAGCTATACCTAACCATAACTCTAGTACATTACAAAAAGATAACTAATCAAAAAGTTCAAGAACACGTGACAGCGAAACTGTCACTACCATCAACAAAATTCATTAGTTAAACTAATATTCATCTCAAGATTAAGAGAAAAGCCCAAGGTAATAAAATCAAAgagtaaaattaaaacataacacAAGTAATTCTAGTTTTCATTGCCGCATTTTGAATTTTCAGATGATGAAAACTCCCATCAACTTACAAATGtgaaaagaaaattaaacaaAGCTCATTAGCTTGTAAGTGTTGTTATCTAAAGTTATCTCAATAGCCCCAAAAGAGCCTACTAAAGTATATAATTACTCACAAATGCAGATTACAGGGTCAACGTAATTGCCATTGTTCTTCCGATCTTCCAACCATAtcagataaagaaaagaaaataaaaggatATGAAAATCTTGTTTAGAGCAAACCAAAAAAAAAACAACACCCTTCTTTGTTGCCTAGTGGGTGATAGTGGGCATCGCGAGGTAAAGACTAACAAGTCCCAACAAAACCACCATTTGTTTTCTTTTCCAAAGGCATTAGACCATCCACCTGGTGCTTTCGTTTTCTATTAGGACAATGGGACAAGGAGCATATGGGAAAACCCGCAAGTGGATTGAAAAACTTTTAACTTTAGGTGTGGAGTCTTTGGTGGGGAGAAAATTGttgtaatttaaaatataaaaaaaatgttataaaatatttatattttaaatttataatatagtgaatttaaaaaaaaattaaaataagatttcTTGAAATTTCTTGTTAATAATTATGAGTAGTAATTAAAGAGttgtataaataaaatatattttttattataaaaataataaatttaaaaatgagtaataaAAATCAACTAAATTATTTCTAATTAGATTACaagtaatatttaaatattaacaactaatattttaattatcacaTTAATCTCCCACATTACATGGGATAGTGCAATACCACATCATCATAGAAGATATGTTCAATCTTATAGTGGATCTTACAGCATTCATATGATACCCACTAACCCATTTAttattgtttcttcaatttttttttttctttttgccaACACTAGGCCATGTTTGCTCTCCCTTTGAGTTAGCATTAGtgcaattattttatttatgaatatACTTTCCACATAACTTTCATAAATATTTTGCCCCATTATGGATTCATACTCAAGACCATGTAATGTTATATTTTCTACAATATCATAACTGAAATGCAAAAGCATGTGAAATAGTGACCTTGGAAAACCTTGGAAATGTAACactaaagaaatatattagttgttTTCCATGACAAAATTTTGATGGGAAGCAGTTTCCTCATTCTAGCTAGCCTAGGCTAAAGTACAAATTTGCTCTAGGAATATACTAAGCATTTATAGAATCACCATATTTAATATGTATACCATACCTAGCTTCTAAACCTTAGTGAGTTTGTTTTAAGCTAACCTAGGTATCAATGGAAATTGATATAATAGAAAAGGTATGAATTATCCTGTAGTAACTTTTATATTTATGAATGTTTTAGCTATGACAATCAACATCTACCATCCACCTATGAGTAGACAAATTAAAGCATATGTTATTGTTTTTAATCAAATCTAGCAACATAAATGGTCCTACTTATAATTTTGCCTTAACATGTGTTATCCATATATGATACTATTTATCTTTGCTTTCAAAAATGCCAAATATAGGCAAGTCAAATTAGGGATTATTTTTTTGTCTTCTTTAGTTTTATTACATAGTGTGCATCAACATTTTGATTAATTAGAAAATCTCAACCCcaagaaggaaaaagaaaatattaaacCTATATATAATACTAATTGTGATTTAGAgggtatttttaaaaaaaaaaataatatttaaattctatttaaaaAACAATTTAACAAAAAATATTGTTAGAGTTCTtgctattaaaatataataattttaacccTAAGTCAGTTTTTAATATTTTCTCATTAACATATTCAAGGAGACTA contains these protein-coding regions:
- the LOC110661051 gene encoding scarecrow-like protein 3, which gives rise to MAQEDGASSVTSSPLQFFPWMSLSPGYGSQYPWLRELKSEERGLYLIHLLLACANQVAAGSVENANISLEQISHLASADGDTMQRIAAYFTEALADRILKKGWPGLHRALTFTKKSLLSEEILVQRLFFELFPLLKLAYVITNQAIIEAMEGEKMVHIIDLNSFEPAQWIDLLQMLSARPEGPPHLRITGIHEQKEVLDQMALRLTEEAEKLDIPFQFNPIVSKLEDLNIESLRVKTGEALAVSSVLQLHSLLASDDEMLKGNSPSASKNPNSSHLQRVLQINKNQRTLGELLEKDLVHVYSASPDSALSPLSLAPSPKMGCFLSALWGLSPKLMVITEQESNHNGFTLMERVTEALNYYAALFDCLESTVSRVSVERQKVEKMLFGEEIKNIIACEGTNRKERHEKLEKWILRLEMAGFGRVPLSYHGMLQASRLLQSYGYDGYKIKEENGCLVICWHSRPLFSISAWRFRGMIERY
- the LOC110662128 gene encoding dirigent protein 22 — translated: MASILVLYFILFSTLFSSLNGKFSEQFPLAISTKRMEKMTRLNFYFHDVLSGSSPTAILIAGPSSKMANKFGSTFMIDDPLTEGPEPTSKLVGRAQGMYSLASQHDIGLLMVMDFAFVEGMYNGSTLSILGRNPVLNTVREMPIVGGSGLFRYARGYALARTVSADQKTGNAVVEYNISVVHF
- the LOC110662343 gene encoding protein trichome birefringence-like 38, which codes for MRNFQRFCCVLFAIFMIAFSCLGLANSSSNVKWRKPNKKSNCDVYQGSWLYDESYPIYDSSACPFIRKEFDCIKYGRSDQLYLHYRWQPTACDLPRFDGQKFLESFQGKKIMFIGDSLSLNQFESLLCLLHAAVPNSNIREEKNNSFPTVIFEDYEVSIMLFHSLLLVDIEHEDMGRVLKLDSLKDGNIWKDMDVLVFNTWHWWYRRGPKQPWDFVQVGDTILKDMDRMVAFHKALTTWAKWVDSDVDTSKTHVIFQGISPSHYNGTAWNEPEVTNCSKETQPISGSNYSSGLPLALYVVEDVLSRIKKPVHLLNITTLSQLRKDAHPSSYNGFKAMDCTHWCIAGLPDTWNELLYKAVINQ
- the LOC110662123 gene encoding dirigent protein 22-like translates to MASFLTYSLFTLYFILFPSIFSISQGVFYEELAQGIALKHEEKTTHLHFYFHDIVGGKNSTVVRIAGPPNSSIGNFGNTMMMDDPLTEGPQITSKMIGKAQGLYAMAAQNDFSLLMVVNYVFTEGIYNGSSISILGRNHIFDDIREMPIVGGSGAFRLAHGYALAHTVQIDMETGDAIVEYNVYVTHY